TTTACAATGTGTATGTTTATGTATGCCTATGTTTAATGTCTGcgtttaattcaaaaatagttttgaCTCGAAACAACTGTGtacaatttaacaaaagatgcacGGTTACCTCCCTTGTTGCTTCCCGACAGTGTCAACATTCGCGACAGGTGCTTATCGAAGAAAAAGTAAACATCCATGAGATAAATTCCTCAAGTAAATAAACATGGCATCAAAGGAAACTAAAGAGAACATTAAGGCAAGTAGATATTACGATGATCACGGCTGGTATTCGCTTATTAGCAAATCTTACACAATAAATTAAGATAACTATCGTAAACAAATCCGAACATTTTACATATGTTCCGTACTCAAACTGAATAATCAAAGTACATGAATTTACCAATAAAATTGTTCAAGCTCAGCGTGAACAATCAGCGTGAACCAAAAATGATGTTTCATATCTATAATCTCAATGCAGAACTTCTCGCTcttcttttacaaataatagATTCATTGAATGCATGTGTCGTTTACCTATATGTGTATGTGTACCTTTAAGGTCACTGAATGTTAAATGAATTGAATGCATTATTCCTCGTCGCAAGTTGTAATCTAAGCTATGAATTATGATGTGttattcaataaattaatcgtgtttttgtatttaatttttattgtaaaataattaatattacatgtatgaaaaaaaaattaatgtataatatgatagTTAAGAATTATATTGCGGAAAAATGAAATGTCTGGAGGACTGAGCAATTATAAATACCGGTACTATATATACAACTGTAGTACTTATTCTGAAGAGGAATCACATTATACCGTGGACCCTTACATTTTTAATTAGTCAGATTGTCTGCCATTGAGTTATCGGTATGAGACCCATCTTCAAAGTTCATACGTGTAACCCAAACTTATATAGGTTCCCCTCCTTTAATTAATACATAAGCTTACACCTGTAGCTCCAGCACCGATTAAGGTCACTTATGTATGTTCATTATGAAAGGAACAGTTTGTGGTGGATGGACCAAGAGCTTATGATATCCTTTAACCCAGGCCTATATCTATAGTATACCTTTACTTATTCAAATAAGAGCATGtaacaatatttcttttatcaaaatctACATTTTGCTGATtttcaactctctctctctctctctctctctctctctctctctctctctctctctctctctctctctctctctcgtcacTTTGATGGACGTATGcgcaaaattatgaatattgttAGCATTGAAGCCGTTTCGGACGCAAAATCTGATTTTATTTCCCCCAGAACATAGAGTTGATCCACTGACCAGGATCTCAATCTAGGAGATAagattgaataatttttttcaactttttttgtGGTTGACATTCCTTAATTGCTAAAATCTGTATTACTGTAAACATCAACTCAGACGTTACATACTTAGATTTTTCTACTGCGGataatatgtttaatttaaactaaatgcatgtttGCTGTGTAATCAGCTGCACTTTGGAGGTGTTAGAAAGGGCAATTTAAGGTATGTAGCAGGGAGTAGTAAACACTCCAAGCAACGCCTTggactacatgtataatcaaataTACGTTACCATTTTCGTGTGAATAGATAAGAACTATCACCCGTTATTTTCGGCACGATATGATCAATTGCATTTGAATGATGAATTTAATCTTGTCGAGACAAAGACGTCGTCAAATccgatgaaattattttttttttcatccagaAAAGAGTTTTAACAAATTGACGTTAATCAAGATGATGTGTATAGGTATATATACTCAGTCAATTGAAGTTGACACTAATCTTGGGAAATTATGGTGTGTCACATTCCAATTTCTTTTCTCTTTTCAACATTGCATCGATTGTATCATTGAAAAAATCCACTAGCTTAATAAGGTGACTGTTTGCTTTGCATTCAAATCGTCTATCAATATTCCAATGCCTGACTGTCTAATACGCATCTACTGTACATTGTGTATTGTATCTCGTATTTCTGAATAGAAACATATTTTTCCGTTCGGATATAATAGGGAGATTATGAAAATGCATCGAAGAAtgccttttaaatttttgttgtaaCACAACCGTCACTTAGTTTGAAACTGTTCCGCTTAAGTATATGTATGGTCAATATTGAAAGACTCTTATTCCTAACACGCTATGATAGCTTTTTAAGCCGGTTTGGTTTTCCCCATTAAGAATATCGATCATAAAAGTTTCATAAAAGGGCTGTGAAATAATTTAGTACCTTTTGATTTCTGTAATCTTTAGAGAAATAAAGCgatcaaataaaatcaatgagCACGGTTTGCTTTTATTATCATCAAAATGTGATAAGCAAATTTGCTTTGACTGCAAACAATGGGATTTTATTGGTGTAACTTTTTACCCTCTATAATGTATTATACATTAAACGATTTGAATAACGGTTAATATAACTGAAAATTTTAACTGTGTTATTTTTACGATTAAGAATTGATTAAGTGAAGCGGATTTTTTTCACTATCGAAAGTTTTAGCTTGAATAACTGCCGTGTTCCTGCATTGTCTCGCATAGTTAACTGTGTATATCTTActcatatactagtatttcattGTATTGATGAATCATTTTCAGTTGGTTGTTTGTGGTGTGAACCTAGACATCCTAGGCTACCAgttcattctttatttgttataaattatgatatcatttaaatgtatatgtCCTATGGGGGCCCATGGTTTGAATAAACAACATATATAGTTAGTTTTTATCATTACCCCCTTATAAGAActtattaatgataaaataacGATAATCAGTTCCACACTAAATTTATACCATATGATGCCGATAAGGTTACTTCAGGTAACAGAAATGTAATTTAAGTAAACTTGTTGcagatgaaaaatgaaatacaccAGATACTAACGTTGATATGCCAATAACCAATTCGGAGAAGACACTCGTTCCAAAAAGTTTAATATAACTCCAACAATGCAAAAAACGATAGTTCACTATAAAGTAGCGCAACACAAGCGGCGTCAAAAATAGTAAACTGCTTTAATTGCAACACTTTTTGTCTATTCCTACAACAAGCGTCGTCAAACACATGCATCACTGCGTCTGCGCAAAATAATTTGGATTAAAAATTTGTACACTACTAACCCATATTTGAACTGTGATtgtattgcattttttaatcTCCTCAAGATTATGATTAGCACCCATCATGTGAATGCAATACCAAGAATTAAGATGTCACGGATTGACAGAGAATCGATAGGGATAAATTACTAGGGTGCTATATGGTCATGAAGAGGTCTTGGCTTCACACCCAAAATTTGCATTTTGTTCTTCAATAGACCAACAGTTAATTCGATATTTGCATTTTGACAAGCATACACTAGCCTGCGTATACGGATATTTATGAGCAGAAAATCCAGGACTGCACGCAGAAACGGTCGTTAAAACGGAAAGCTATCAAAATTATGCATTTTGCAAATAGTGACAGATGTGTTCTTAATTTAGACTCTGATAGCTCAATActgtacaattttgtttttacatagcAAACAAATTGTTGTCAAATATTAAAGGTAGTCGTGTCTGTGCACACAGCCTGAGAACAGTGCTATCcgaataaaagaaatatctggTCTTGAACATCCAGAGATGGAAACAGAAGAAACTTCGAGCAAATTGTTAGTCGTGAAAGGCGAATCAAAAGAGGAACAGGATGGAGTCACTACAATCACACCTGTGAGCAAAACTGTTGACAAAGTTTCAAAAGAGAGAACTAGTATAGACTTATCAAAGCGTAGGACACACTGTGACAGGCAGAAAGATGATGGGACGAAAATTAAAGCTAGAGAAGAGCAGAAAAATGAAACTAGAGGAAACTCAAATGCTTTGCAGAAAAGACCCATATCCAACAATGAAAAGGAAAACGAAgacaaaatttcaaagaaaaataaacttgGAAAAAGAGAGAACACTAAAACTAGTATACGCGAACCAAGTTTACCGGATGGAAAAGAGACACAGAAACGAAAGTCTAAAACAGACAAAGCGTTAGAAGATTATAAAATTGATCATTCTAGAATAAAAGAAAGTCACGTAACCAAGACAAATCAGATCTCGCAGAAAAACAAATCTGAAAAGACCCTTAAGCAAAAAACAGCAGCAAATAACAAGAAAAGGAAAGGGTCATTCACAAAGACAGTTTACACAGAACGCAAAAGGGAGGTCATAAATATGAAAACGAAAAGAGAAAGTCTTCGTGAAACGAGATCAAGCCTTCTGATGCTAGAAGATCCGATTTTGGAAGAATCAGAGGAAGAAGGACAGGAAACTGACGACGAGAATACAGAAAGCGTTTACGACTCTCCCGATTTCAAAGCTGTCACAAGTGTTATCATATCTCCCAGACAAGATACAGGAAGTATCAAACCGCTTGAAACAGACACGGTCACTGATCCACGGAGTGGAACGATGGGACCACCAATTTGTTCTGAAGATGACGACGAAGTTGAGAGGATTTCTTACAAAACGAACCTGTTTAGTCCGGATTTCTTTTCCAGGGATGAGGTGTTTTTAAGTGACTTTGATGATACTGGTGATATCAGTTTACCCAAAATTGAGAAAacgaagaagaaaaaaaagaaaaagacgaaaaaaatgaaaaagttggAAAGGAAAGAAAGACAAAAAAGAAGGAGAGCAAAGATGATGTATGATAAAATAAGAGGATATGCAGACTCAATTTACGAAAGTGAAAGTCTAACAATATCCATTAAGAGGGAGAGAAAAATCAGACTTGATACGTTTATACCTGATCGTGCAGAGAAAAGGAATAagaaatttaataagaaaagaatAACTGCAATTATAAAGGTGCAGAAAGACATCAAAGAGGATAATGAGTTTGTTATCTATTAacttcatgtttactgaatctTTACCTTATTTTCATTGAATGCCCACCACACCTTTATTACATTTGTTTTCTAACCAAAGTGTCTTCACATAATTGAAATATGGGGACAGTAGCGTAGTAATTCATTCCTTTTACACCAGATAGCTAATACAATAGAAAGTTGGTAGAATTATGTAATCCAAAGGTTATCTTGTCTATTGTCAAGATCGCCAAAATATTGACATCATGAGGACAGTATAAGCATCCcttgaattattttctttttctatttcaGAAAGTTCAACAGACCCTTGACACGTTCAAAAAGAAACAGCAAGATATCCAAGAAAATCTGAAGAAGTTGGAGAGTAAGAAAGACAAAGATGCCAAACCTATCATGGAAACGCTATATGAACAACTCCGAGAAACGGAGCAATTGTATCAACAGGTTAGTACAAACATAACGAGACAAGTGAATAGAAAATGAAGCACCTGCTCTCAACAAAAATAATTGAGGGATTTAAAGTTTCTTTGCATGCACTTGTTTGATAAAAAGATTTCATCGACAGCACTTTTTAATTTACCTGCTTGGAAATTGCACGATAACTCTCTTTAGGCACTTGGTGAACTGAAAGATGTACAAGAAGACCTTGGAAAGAAACTAGGGAAGAAAGAAGATAAACCAGAATCTCAGGAACCATCAAGATCGGAAAGGTCGCCCTCTAGGTGAGTACAGTTTAGGTTaggttttttattaaatttatcctaTATATAGGTACTGGTTTGACAACagcatgaatttaaaaaagtgtCCCGATAAATTCTTCAGTCTTTTTTTCTCTCGAAATGTTTGTATTTGAACAATGTAGTAATTTGAATGACGCACAACTAAAAACTGATCTGTTTTAAGAACCTTTCGTTACCTTGAAACATATGATTAAGCTATTCCTAAGATGAACAAATTGGATTAAATGAATGACAACACTTTTGGGGTGCGTAGTGCACCGTTGATTCAGACATCATTATGTAATTGTCTCGATGGATAGTTCTTGAATCTTCATTGTAAATAAAGCTTCTTTACTCATCAAGTTTTACCAAATTTCACCTGGTTACGAAAGAGAACTATGaagtttgaacatttttatgtatgcattttAGAAAAGAATGGCCTTGCATTTactaacttttttattttattgaatacaGGCTTTAAATTTTGTCTTTTAAAGCATTGTGTACCATAGGTACGCTTGATGTAATATATAATCATAGCTATTTAATTCAAAGATAAGCTCAGTATAAAAATTCATGCCTGCTTTTATTtgtgaacattttaaatatgaattattatttaaatatagaaaTGATTTACCTCTTTTAATTGTAAATGGCATTATATCTATGTATTTTGGTTATGTTTAAAATACAGGAAAGGGTATCAAATTTTCTCAATACATTCTTTAAGAtatggatgatcatcattttaagttgatttacatttacatatggTTGTtccagtatttaaaaaaatatcaacatacaggtacatgtatatcatgaaATGTTAAGTGCATTTATCAATAAGTCAACAATGTACCTATACCCACTGATCCTATTATGATCTTTATTCAAACActattaggataaattaataatgtattcaatatttattttgatatttttggatatgTTGTTTGTGGTGCGCATTTTATCGGCTTAGAGAATACACAATAAGAAAAAGACGAATGTACAGTGTCTTTTTATCGATTTAAACCTATTGTGAACATTTTGCAATATTTGCAATAGTGCAATGCATTACACAcctttttaaagttaaaacttCAGGGAAAAggataatgttttaatttgagatGAATATTTATTGTTGCTGAAGTTGTAAAactttattctttttctttacattCATAGCGTGTTTCCAACGCTTTTAAGATGAACAACTTATTCTCTATTTACTATATAGGAAGCTAAATTTAAGCCCAGATGAGCAAGAAATGACGTACGAGTTAAAGGCACAACTTATGCGCAATATTGAAATGCAGAACCAAAAGCTGAAGACGGAATTAACACTTCACGAAAAGATGAACGAATCAAAGTTGTTAAACCAACAGAACAGAAAGCTTCATGAAGATTCCACATTATCCAGAACGAACACTCTCCGTCTGATGAAAATGTTCGAAAAGAAGGCGAAGGATGGTAATTGTCGATTTAATTGGATATATTTGAGTTTTCTTTGTAGTGATTGATAAAGCAGTGATCCTAAATTCTTCTTTGTAGGGACTGATAAAGTAGTGATCATAAATTCTATGATTGTGTATTATTTTAGGAATAAACTATAACTTACATATATAATTGGGAATGGATAAATGGGAACAAAGAATTTGCTTTACAATAAGACCAAACATGGGCtcagttttttattatatattaatatggCAATTTGGTGTTAAAGCAACAACATAATAACGATACCTGGCTTTATTTGAAAGCAAGGATAAAACAGAAGGCTTAAAGGTTTGAAAGTTTATGAAACAAGGGGGAAAAGCGTCGTGATGTTTCGTTCTATATATTCTCATAACCATCTACAATAATAATTGTTTGCTAAGCACATGCATGTATGAATTTATCATGACCTCATTATCTATAAACAGCTGACGAAAAGCTGAAGGAAATGCAGCGGGAACTCCACAAATCCCAGCAGTTAACCAAGAAATACCAACAACTGTTGGAGCTCGAGAAGAGAAAGTTGGGAGGAGTTGGAAGTGGTCACGTGACACCGGTGTCAACAGGCGATGAAGGAGAGTCTCCCAGAGTGCCACATCCGTCTTCATACTCATTGTTAGGTGGAAACGTACGGGTCAACGATATTATTCGAAAAAATGAGGTGAGCTgcattgttttacttttttcacgCGTATTTTGTGTTAGTGTTTTTAGATAATAATCGATTACTAATATGTAAAGtcgttttaagttttaaatggCAATTTAAGAATGAATTGAGGAATACctttaaaatacaatgtatttcatgtacttaaaaaatcaatttaaaccgAATGTAAagacatatatttcatttaaaaaattacaagttGAAAAAAGTTCTTTCGGAAGTATttagttttcttttaaactaATCCGTGTAGCTGTTTACAttctaattttattatttttgcttTTAGGTTCTTATAGAGGAGAATGGAAATTTAAGGAGAGAAATTCAGAGACTCAAGCAGGACAACGCCACGCTAATAAAGAAAACCAAACACGCTATGTCTGACAAGGATGAAATCATTGTAGGTTTTGATCAGATATTTAATTTCACGCAATCTCTTTTATTTAATATGGTGTAATATTTCTTCAAGActcaatcaattttaaatatccaTAAGTATCCCTATATTTACATCAgatatttaatttcatacatttttattgtttaatatgctgtaatattttttcaagattctttgaattttaaaaagataaactctTTCGAATGCTTCAACAAACCAAGTTTAGAAATATCAtcatcataaataaaattttcatttcagaaGTATTTCTTTTacagttttaaatatatatattaatgtgtTCATATAACTTGAgggtaaactttaaaaatatattctgaGTTTTAAAACTACCCTtgaattaatcaatatttagtCTGCAAAACGTTTGGAAAATTTAGATTgctattaatttcttttaaaaagtaatacaaattcaaaattataaaagcctgGTATTGGTGTAAGGCCTATGACATGATCTTGAAACTGAATTCTTCATAGTTAGATATTTATGTGAAATGTTAcagtttttatacatgtatgatcttTATGAATGTGTATATCTTTAAGTGTCTTAGAAGATTTCAATTACTAGCCTATAGTATtcacatttttttgaaattacacTTAAATTTAATTGGAATTCTCGTTTATATATACAACCCATCCATGTTAGTTTACTGAAAGAGTTATATGAATGTTGCCATTTTGCAGAAAAGAATCCAAACCCTGTGTGCAGAAAATGCCAGGATGCAAAATCAACTTTGCAAAGAGAGGTCACAAGTATGTGTTAGGGGTTGTTAGATCTTTAGATGTCGTAGTCAAGTAGAACTTTTTCTATCTTTTCAGCATCGTCTGGAGACTGCTAATAGCAGAAATAGAACCCTATCTAGGGATCTGTCTCGTGAGAAAACTCAAGTAGGTGGTAGAGTGCCGTGACTGCTCGCACACACCTTTGTATTAGAGTTGTGTTATTCATAATATCGTTATCTTAGTTTATAAGTTGCTAGTGTACACAATATGATTTCGCAGTGATCTTTTGCACTTCAGCATTGCTATCTATTCCCCATAATACTTCTGATTTTCTATACTTTAGAAtccctttaaattttttattttgaagaatatattattaaaatgtacGGTTTTGTAACCTCTCTATAGCACAAGTTTGAATTTCTTACACTCCGCACATTTGATCTGATTTTCAAAGATCTCCTCCgaaaataaatcttttcttgtctattttaaaaaaaaaaacaacgacgAAATGAAATATGTTAGGTTCGTTCGTTACAAGATCGCATTTAATATAACATTAAGACACAAaacgtatatatataaaataatcgCATACCATATTGACAAACATGTAAATTGTGCAATACAGTGTACAGGGCGGGCAGGGAGTGTTACTATCAACTCCTAACAATCTTGTAACGAACGTCGAAATGACCATAATAACACATGAAAAACTATTTATACTACGCGCCAAGTCACTCGTGCGTGACGAAACTACTAAGAATAGAATAAAGATATCCGTAATGTCGTAAAATCAAAAACGTTAAGAAATTCATTTAGACTATATTTATCTCATTAAAAAGACCTCTATATTAAGTTTAAGAAATGTTACTTAATGATACTTCATAGCTAAGCAAATCATATCTGAAAAGGAAGATCTGAAGTTTAATTTTGTTGACTGCCAAGCCTCCTTAAATTACAAGTTACTTTATCGCATCACGAACGAGTTGATAGTCGACAGATATGAAGCTAGACATGTAGTTGAGTAACCTTGCACTTTGTTGTTATCAGTTTTGTTGGATATGGACTTTtttattctgttttttttttagtcttcatttttgatttgctgtcgtctttattaaaaaacagtTTATTTACAATCAAAGAAGAGGACATcgttttacttttgatttttatgttttgttttaagaCTCCTCTCAAATctcattttgaaaattaacattgttttaaatttatttaagacttaaatttaaatgaaatctaaTATTGAACCTTAAAATCTTAAGCGTATGTCTTTTTAATCGTTTAATTGGTAGAATTGTAAGTAAAGGGGAAGTggtataaaagtataaaaatgctAAATCTCTTTGTAGCATAACATGTTGTCTCGAAGCTTAACCAGACAAGCTTCAGACTGGATAATGTTAAAGAAGCAGTTAGCCCAGTTTGATGAAGAATATAAATGGAGTCAGGTACGAGTTAACGTTCTTTTCCtcaataatatattttctaCGTAACTTTactgttgtgttattttatttgcGGTGACACCTGCATTCATAATCACACAAAGACTCCTTTTTCATCATTATTAATCATCGATGACTGCAGTTTAACACTTTAAGCATTCTGTGTGGGATAAAGTCTCTAACATTTAtcgttttcttttctttatttttttttgagaagattATTATAATATGCTTTTAATTTCCTTCATTAACTTGGAAGAAAATACTAATGAATGTATGCCGAAGTTACGAGAGTTCTTTGCATTCAAATGATCATCCAGGTGAAAACTCAAAAGGAGGAAGCTGACCAGCGATTTGGGCGATTGCCCCCAATATACACTGTCGGCCCACTGACACCAATAACCGAGGTGTCCGCAGAGTTGTCTTCCCCTGTCACCACGTCGATAAGTGACTTTGATATGGATTTGCCCGCAGAGTCCGATTATGAGTTGGTGTTGTTCATGATCATATGATCACATGCATGTGAATGAATGGAGATTGATCACGCTGATTGTTGCAATGCAGTTTATTGATTAATTGCCTTTTGACCCAGCTACATGCAATGAAAaatagctacatgtaatttacaaatAGTGCGTCgcttgcaaataaaaaaaacatgtatttatgcTGACCTCATACGTTTGCCTCGGCGAAAACCCAAATTAACATGCATGGATTGTTCAATAACAAATCTATGAATGATACTAATGGTTTTAGTTCAATCACATTCAAATGTTATCTTATGACTATTAACAGATATTTAAGTAATAGTATCTTATTATAATGACTTCAGTCAGGACTGAAGACTTCAGTCATCAGTCCTATGATGGCATTAAAAGTAGTAAATTAAAACGTAGTGCATGACTGTCAAAGAGTTATTACCTAAATTGATATGGTGCATGTCTTATTAATTTGACATGATATGCAATACTGTATAAAATAATGATgttatgttaaattgaatatttatctatttatcatGTTTGAGATTTCTTATTCATTAGATTCATTTGTAGAAAATGCGGAAATagtcaaattcatttttaagaagatatttttatagataATGATTATAATGAATTATTTACAGGTTGCCCCCATTTCACAATATTACAGAATGTAACTATCAGCGGTATGTCCATGTGGATATGTAGATCGAAAAGCATGTCGTTTTTTCTGTTGTGGTCCTTATTAATTAAGTAAtcattttgggttttttggcTGTTGTGTTCTTATTTTTCGCTTACGTTGTGCTCAGTTTGGttgattttaaatcattattttttttctaaacattctaTTAGTTGATTATGTGTTAGCATTGGAGGAACATGCATTTACCTCTCAAAAGGAAACTATATCATACATTTTTAGTCTGCTGCTCTTTGTAGACTTATTTTATCAGAAAATGGAATCTTCACAAACGACACACTTACTAACCACTACCTTTTTCAATTTCCCTCTCACAAACTTATTCTTTCATAACACATTCcctctttaaaacatttaatgatTCGCCtaacattcaaatatttttcaatttataatttatgtttCAAGATTTCAGAAATTGCGGATTGGAGAATGTATTGATCGAAACAAAAATTCCATGTAAAcatatttatgaaattttgatATATGGTTAAAGTTCATAGACCTTAATAATATTACCAGTTTTACCTCGTTTTCATCAGGTAGTAAACGCAAGGACGCGTACACCAAAGAGTCAATATGGCTCAACCGCTTACCTGCCGTCCAGGGCAACAAATAAGGATGGCAAAACGAGCGCATCAGACTGGACGTCTGTTTACAAATCCCCTGGCCCACGCCAACGTTCAGTCATGGAAATGAGCGTTGCGTCTTCCAAAAACCCTCGAGAATATTCTATGTTGTCAGAGGTTGTCAAAGTTCCTAAACCTCCAAAAAGAGAAAAATCCAAACTACTACccatcatttgaaaaaaaaaatgtcgtcTAAAGTCAGGTGATCTGCACTGACCAATCACTGTACAGCAATATTCATGTTGTGTTCTCTAACACGTCTTTAACAGACTGTTGATGTTGTCTAACttaataaatactagtatcaagAAATCTCTTGAGgtaattattgttaattttcttcatttttattttaatttattgatcAGTTAGTGTCGTCGCTAACAATGTGGCACTTAATTCACGACTTCTATTCACAGCTCCATTTTCTGACaaagtaaaatcaaattttgtgaaTTCAAAGGAACGTTTACTTGACAATTAATATTTAGGAATAAATCGTGTTCTTCTGACATTCAGTAGCTGTGTATTAAAATGACatgaattttatcattatttcacttcacaaaatatttatacatttcgTGATAGTGAGGTAATTTGGAAATACTCCAGAGTTGGAAATGTGTTAATTGAACCAAGGATGCACTCTCATTCAGTGTTATTGCTTTTTCCGCGCAGCGTTTCCAGAATCGGGTTCTGTCACATCCAAACGACTTGACAAGTTTGATAGAATTGAATGTTGTTGAAGTCTTCTAACACACTGCATGAGATGCCACACTGTCTAACAACATGTTTCTTTCAGGGATAGTGATGATGAATTTCACCTTTTTAATAGCAAACCCTACaatgtcatttttatattaacatgtatcacatattttcttttaattttattaataaaatcttcattaaaataagataaaaaaaatttttttatatacatgcataaaataaactcatttaattgcagtttttgctttaaattactTCTCTTAAGTATAGGAGTTTTTTTTAGCGTGCACTAATATTTCGCTTTTTGTCAACTAGGTTGGTCCAGTAAATCCGACAGGTGCGGAGGAGAGGACGTATCATCATCAGGCCCCCAGAAACATATATATGCCACGTAAAA
This genomic window from Crassostrea angulata isolate pt1a10 chromosome 8, ASM2561291v2, whole genome shotgun sequence contains:
- the LOC128158369 gene encoding uncharacterized protein LOC128158369, encoding METEETSSKLLVVKGESKEEQDGVTTITPVSKTVDKVSKERTSIDLSKRRTHCDRQKDDGTKIKAREEQKNETRGNSNALQKRPISNNEKENEDKISKKNKLGKRENTKTSIREPSLPDGKETQKRKSKTDKALEDYKIDHSRIKESHVTKTNQISQKNKSEKTLKQKTAANNKKRKGSFTKTVYTERKREVINMKTKRESLRETRSSLLMLEDPILEESEEEGQETDDENTESVYDSPDFKAVTSVIISPRQDTGSIKPLETDTVTDPRSGTMGPPICSEDDDEVERISYKTNLFSPDFFSRDEKVQQTLDTFKKKQQDIQENLKKLESKKDKDAKPIMETLYEQLRETEQLYQQALGELKDVQEDLGKKLGKKEDKPESQEPSRSERSPSRKLNLSPDEQEMTYELKAQLMRNIEMQNQKLKTELTLHEKMNESKLLNQQNRKLHEDSTLSRTNTLRLMKMFEKKAKDADEKLKEMQRELHKSQQLTKKYQQLLELEKRKLGGVGSGHVTPVSTGDEGESPRVPHPSSYSLLGGNVRVNDIIRKNEVLIEENGNLRREIQRLKQDNATLIKKTKHAMSDKDEIIKRIQTLCAENARMQNQLCKERSQHRLETANSRNRTLSRDLSREKTQHNMLSRSLTRQASDWIMLKKQLAQFDEEYKWSQVKTQKEEADQRFGRLPPIYTVGPLTPITEVSAELSSPVTTSISDFDMDLPAESDYELVGPVNPTGAEERTYHHQAPRNIYMPQSAMPKNEEISYETDDEPKALGDGLSTKCVCDQPSACTRAVHLCRALSMQSRGMIQEYFCTGSINEDQLQYKHIPEFLSISQSIKGLSHLKRVCATKLMHNLKKENMFETFELADTYELQEVSKKCANEIVKYIDDVKDTSQFLALRNSQMKELVRSRSSEEKLLIRDAVDKWWQCDSMRRGEVYTYLRDKIAGKVFHSDSWPGRDGTIYLFMFSMTKSGDQICPAAYVYNISCGTGYSVKLKDTWDLNAMYSSCCIQPSATDPPYIFVSGKGSKSVKLLQCDVIMNKWKVCASMKYPRTHHAMERVGEKVYILGGKMEDKNVSHIEEFDHKKNTWSVVGNLKWNVSSSLTIAYKKKIFLFGGKNNEGEDVSAIQVFDVEDKTVKVMGYLPVECSGGRAVIVGHSVYIVTEQIHCIKYCTEKNKCTILKDQPERRQMFGLYLKEKNIFVTGGMNEQNESVNFDLVYSTSENLWTKVDHKEETWQGVSGQCIVKVPSHIQFHPLC